From Chlamydiifrater volucris, one genomic window encodes:
- a CDS encoding elongation factor P, with product MVLSNQLSAGMFVSLKDGLFKIVSVEKITGPKGDVFFKVSLRSPDSDVVMERNFKSGQEVKEAQFESRTLEYLYVEGSSYLFLDLGDYEKILISREIMKDKNLLLKAGTTVTALVHGDTVFSVELPNFLELMVSKTDFPGEDMPISGGAKKALLETGIEILVPPFIEIGDVIKIDTRTCEYIQRV from the coding sequence ATGGTGCTAAGTAATCAACTCTCAGCGGGGATGTTTGTTTCTCTAAAGGATGGTTTGTTTAAAATTGTGTCCGTGGAGAAGATAACAGGTCCCAAAGGGGATGTGTTCTTTAAGGTTTCTCTGAGGTCTCCTGACTCAGACGTTGTCATGGAGAGGAATTTTAAATCTGGTCAGGAAGTTAAAGAAGCTCAGTTTGAGAGCAGAACGCTAGAGTATTTATACGTGGAAGGGTCTTCATATCTCTTTTTAGATCTTGGCGATTACGAGAAGATTTTGATATCAAGAGAAATTATGAAGGATAAGAATCTTTTATTGAAGGCAGGCACTACCGTTACAGCTTTGGTGCATGGAGATACGGTCTTCTCTGTTGAGCTTCCTAACTTTTTGGAGCTTATGGTGTCAAAGACGGATTTTCCTGGTGAGGACATGCCTATTTCTGGGGGAGCAAAAAAGGCGCTCTTAGAAACAGGTATAGAGATCTTGGTGCCTCCGTTCATTGAAATTGGTGACGTTATCAAAATCGATACTCGAACCTGCGAGTATATTCAAAGGGTATGA
- the accB gene encoding acetyl-CoA carboxylase biotin carboxyl carrier protein, which produces MDLKQIEKLMIAMGRNGMKRFVIKREGLELELEKESGQFSEVPGFYDGRLFSGFSREKPIPSDPISKETPEDRSADKGSSEPDVGSFISSPLVGTFYSAPSPDSPPFVKPGDTVSEDTIVCIVEAMKVMNEVKAGVSGKVVEVLLTNGDPVQFGSKLFRVMKVD; this is translated from the coding sequence ATGGACTTAAAACAAATAGAAAAGCTAATGATCGCCATGGGGCGTAATGGGATGAAGCGTTTCGTTATCAAAAGGGAAGGGCTTGAATTGGAGTTAGAGAAAGAGTCTGGCCAATTCAGTGAGGTGCCAGGTTTTTACGATGGTAGGTTGTTTTCTGGTTTTTCTAGAGAGAAGCCTATTCCTTCAGATCCTATTAGCAAAGAAACACCTGAAGATAGGTCTGCTGACAAAGGTTCTTCAGAGCCTGATGTTGGGTCTTTCATCAGTTCTCCCTTGGTTGGGACATTTTATAGCGCTCCATCGCCGGATTCTCCTCCTTTTGTGAAGCCTGGAGATACTGTTTCAGAAGATACTATTGTCTGTATTGTAGAAGCTATGAAGGTAATGAATGAAGTTAAGGCAGGAGTTAGTGGTAAAGTTGTGGAAGTCTTGCTAACTAATGGAGATCCGGTTCAGTTTGGATCAAAGCTTTTTCGGGTGATGAAGGTTGATTAA
- the accC gene encoding acetyl-CoA carboxylase biotin carboxylase subunit, with translation MKKVLIANRGEIAVRIIRACHDLGLSTVAVYSQADEEALHVLLADEAVCIGESQASKSYLKIANILAACEITGADAVHPGYGFLSENANFASISESCGLTFIGPSSESIATMGDKVAAKNLARKVKCPIIPGSPGVVADEAEGLKIAEKIGFPVVIKAVAGGGGRGIRIVRSRDEFYRAFSAARAEAEAGFNNPDVYIEKFIENPRHLEVQVLGDKHGNYVHIGERDCTLQRRRQKLIEETPSPILTPEIRRKVGAMAVELARNAGYYSAGTVEFLLDKDKKFYFMEMNTRIQVEHTITEEISGIDLVKEQIRIAQGEKLSWKQKNIKFSGHVIQCRINAEDPGNNFAPSPGRLDYYLPPAGPSVRVDGACYSGYVIPPYYDSMIAKVIVRGKDREEAIAIMKRALKEFHIGGVHSTIPFHQFMLNNEDFVNSNYDINYIDNLLAQGEPII, from the coding sequence ATGAAGAAAGTTCTTATAGCTAATAGGGGGGAAATTGCCGTTAGGATTATTCGAGCCTGCCACGATTTAGGATTATCCACGGTAGCGGTTTATTCTCAAGCTGATGAGGAGGCTCTCCACGTGCTACTTGCTGATGAGGCTGTGTGTATCGGTGAGTCCCAGGCTTCAAAATCATATCTCAAGATAGCCAACATTCTAGCTGCTTGCGAGATTACGGGTGCTGATGCTGTGCATCCTGGGTACGGATTTCTCAGCGAAAATGCTAATTTTGCTTCTATTTCTGAGAGCTGTGGCCTAACCTTTATAGGCCCTAGCTCAGAATCAATAGCTACTATGGGAGATAAAGTTGCTGCTAAAAATCTAGCCAGAAAGGTGAAATGCCCCATTATCCCTGGTTCTCCGGGTGTTGTAGCGGATGAGGCAGAGGGATTGAAAATTGCAGAAAAGATTGGTTTCCCTGTCGTAATCAAAGCAGTTGCCGGTGGAGGAGGCAGGGGTATACGAATAGTCCGTTCCAGAGATGAGTTCTATAGAGCTTTTTCTGCTGCTAGAGCGGAGGCGGAAGCGGGATTTAATAATCCTGATGTCTATATAGAAAAGTTTATCGAAAATCCAAGGCATTTGGAAGTTCAGGTGTTGGGAGATAAGCATGGTAATTATGTTCATATAGGAGAGAGGGACTGTACCTTGCAACGCCGAAGACAAAAACTTATAGAGGAGACCCCCAGTCCTATTTTGACTCCGGAGATACGTCGTAAAGTGGGAGCAATGGCTGTTGAATTAGCTAGAAATGCAGGATATTATTCAGCAGGTACTGTGGAGTTTCTCCTCGACAAGGACAAAAAGTTCTATTTCATGGAGATGAATACTCGCATTCAAGTGGAGCATACTATTACAGAAGAAATTTCCGGAATAGATTTGGTTAAGGAGCAAATACGTATTGCTCAAGGCGAGAAACTTTCTTGGAAACAGAAAAACATTAAGTTTTCTGGTCACGTCATTCAGTGTAGGATCAATGCAGAAGATCCAGGTAATAATTTTGCGCCTTCGCCAGGAAGGTTAGATTATTATTTACCTCCGGCAGGGCCTTCGGTGCGTGTTGATGGAGCATGTTACAGTGGATATGTTATTCCTCCTTACTACGATTCCATGATCGCAAAGGTAATTGTGAGAGGTAAGGACAGGGAGGAGGCTATAGCTATAATGAAAAGGGCTTTAAAAGAATTTCACATAGGTGGAGTTCATTCTACAATACCCTTTCATCAGTTCATGTTGAATAATGAAGATTTTGTCAATTCGAATTATGACATCAATTATATAGACAATCTTCTGGCTCAAGGGGAGCCTATAATATAA
- the bioA gene encoding adenosylmethionine--8-amino-7-oxononanoate transaminase codes for MQNDILTKKDLEYVWHPFTQHATDASPIVVTKAKGCYLYSEKNRYLDAISSWWCNLHGHAHPLIAKSIYKQARTLEQVIFAEMTHSPAISLMEQLVPLLPKGLCKGFFSDNGSTSVEIATKMAIQYFKNQGIPKNRIVKLENSYHGDTFGAMSLSSGSFTTTFDSFLFETLTLTPPYPGKENQSIEAAEELFNNNADIAAFIYEPVLQGAGGMKVFNAEAFNQILSLAKKTGVICIADEVLTGFGRTGPMFASSHMEEQPDIICLSKGLTGGFLPLALTVTTQEIYEGFLSEDRKKAFLHGHTYTANPLGCAAALASLKITKSERCTVQRILIENYHKQFQEEHGHRWPRCEVLGTILILDYPDSLKSYFSELRNYLSKAFLKRGILLRPLGNTVYVLPPYCVSLNDLDFIYSHLIEVLCQIPQ; via the coding sequence ATGCAAAATGATATTCTAACTAAAAAAGATTTGGAATATGTATGGCATCCATTTACACAACATGCTACAGATGCCTCTCCTATTGTTGTTACAAAAGCTAAAGGATGCTATCTGTATTCTGAAAAAAACCGATATTTAGACGCAATTTCATCTTGGTGGTGCAACTTGCACGGGCATGCACACCCATTGATAGCTAAGAGCATCTACAAGCAAGCTAGAACTTTAGAACAAGTGATCTTTGCTGAAATGACCCACTCCCCAGCAATTTCTTTAATGGAGCAATTAGTGCCATTGCTTCCTAAAGGGTTGTGCAAAGGCTTCTTTTCTGATAACGGATCCACCTCTGTAGAGATAGCCACTAAAATGGCAATCCAATACTTTAAAAATCAAGGAATTCCCAAAAATCGAATCGTCAAACTAGAAAATAGCTATCATGGAGATACTTTCGGAGCAATGTCGCTGAGCAGCGGTAGCTTTACTACAACCTTTGATTCTTTTCTTTTCGAAACTTTAACACTTACCCCACCCTATCCTGGTAAAGAAAATCAGTCCATAGAGGCAGCAGAAGAACTCTTCAATAATAATGCGGATATTGCTGCCTTCATTTATGAACCAGTCTTACAAGGCGCTGGAGGGATGAAAGTTTTCAATGCTGAAGCTTTCAATCAAATCTTATCTCTGGCAAAGAAAACCGGCGTTATCTGTATTGCCGATGAAGTGCTAACAGGTTTTGGCCGTACAGGCCCTATGTTTGCCTCCTCCCATATGGAGGAACAACCCGATATCATTTGCCTTTCTAAAGGGCTTACTGGAGGATTTCTTCCCCTAGCTCTCACTGTCACAACGCAAGAAATCTATGAGGGATTTTTATCTGAAGACAGGAAAAAAGCTTTCTTACATGGACATACTTATACAGCAAATCCCCTAGGTTGCGCGGCAGCTTTAGCCTCACTAAAAATTACAAAATCAGAAAGATGCACAGTGCAAAGAATTCTTATAGAAAATTACCACAAACAGTTCCAGGAGGAGCATGGGCACAGGTGGCCGCGATGCGAGGTACTAGGAACAATATTAATTTTGGATTATCCAGATTCTCTAAAATCTTACTTCTCCGAGCTTAGAAATTACTTATCTAAAGCTTTTTTAAAGAGAGGGATACTTCTAAGACCTCTAGGAAATACTGTCTATGTCCTTCCACCTTATTGTGTGTCTCTGAATGACCTAGATTTTATTTATTCACATCTTATAGAGGTGCTATGCCAAATCCCCCAATAA
- the bioD gene encoding dethiobiotin synthase, with amino-acid sequence MNVIVSGINTGVGKTLASAILVRMLSADYWKPIQAGSLDNRDSDQVRYLTQCVCHPEAYLLKHELSPHKASEVEGISLDESSLRFPKTDNPLVVEMSGGFLSPFHHRSQGDILSETNSRWVIVCRNYLGSINHTLLTVEAMQRRNLTLLGVILNEYDHEDSLWLERKLNLPIIGNINRETNFSPEIVNNYAYDWSLCKMIF; translated from the coding sequence ATGAACGTAATAGTATCTGGAATTAATACAGGGGTCGGTAAGACTCTGGCTTCGGCTATCTTGGTTAGAATGCTTAGCGCGGACTACTGGAAACCTATTCAGGCTGGATCCTTGGACAATAGGGACAGTGATCAGGTTCGGTATCTGACGCAATGCGTTTGCCATCCTGAAGCCTACTTATTAAAGCATGAACTATCGCCACATAAGGCGTCGGAAGTTGAAGGCATATCCCTCGATGAGTCTTCTCTTCGATTCCCTAAAACTGATAATCCTTTGGTCGTAGAAATGTCCGGAGGATTTTTGTCTCCGTTCCATCATCGCTCTCAGGGAGATATTCTATCCGAGACCAATAGCCGTTGGGTAATTGTATGTCGCAACTACCTAGGGAGTATCAATCATACATTGCTAACGGTGGAAGCCATGCAAAGACGAAATCTGACCCTTTTAGGAGTCATCCTCAATGAGTATGACCACGAAGACTCCCTTTGGTTGGAACGCAAGCTCAATCTCCCCATTATAGGAAATATAAATCGAGAAACTAATTTCTCCCCAGAAATTGTTAACAACTACGCTTATGATTGGTCGTTATGCAAAATGATATTCTAA